Below is a genomic region from Streptomyces sp. RPA4-2.
ACCCGGTGGTGGCGAGTTCCTCGCCGGTCCACTGCCAGTCGGCCGCGCTGTCGGCGTAGAAGGTGTACGTGGCCTGGCCGGTCTCGTCGAGGTCGGCGACGGCGAGGGTGCTGGGCTCGGGGGCGGTCACGCTGCCGGTCAGGTCGACGCCCGCGTCGCTGAGGCGGGCACGGAAGAGGGTGCCGAAGACATCGGTGGAGAAGCGCCCGAGGAAGCGGGTGGGGGTGCCGAGCCGGGCGAGAGCGACGGCGGTGTTGGCGGGGCCGCCACCAGGCAGGGCGCGCAGCGCGAGCTCATCGGAGCTTGACCGGGCGGGGTCGGTGAAGGCGTCGGCGACGCACTCGCCGAGGACGGTGACACTGACGGGGGCCTGGGGTCGGGCCATGGTGACTGTCTGCCTCTCTCAGAAAGAGTGCGGGTGCGAAGGGCACCGGGATCGGTGGCCTGATGCAGCCCTTGCATAGGTATTGACATGCCGCTCAAGGCGGACGTAACTTCCGTGCAACACCACAGTAAAGCGCATTACTAAAGCGCATGACTAGCGAGCGGACCAGCGCCTGGTCCGCTCTTCAATCGGCCGAAAGGGACTGGAAGTGGCCACGAACAAGCCGCATCGCGTGACCATGAGTGATGTGGCGCGTCATGCGGGTGTCTCACAGACCACGGTCTCCTTCGTGCTGAACGACAAGCCCGGTGTCGCCATCCCTGACGAGACCCGTCGGCGGATCCTGGAGGCGATCGCCGAGCTCGGCTACCGGCCCAACGCCGGGGCGCGGGCGCTGGCCGCGAACCGCAGCGGGTGGTTCGGGCTGATCACCGAGATCGTGACCGGCCCGTTCGCGGGGGAGGTGATCACGGGCGCTCAGAGCCGCGCCTGGGGTGACCGGAGGTTCCTGCTGATCGCCGCGAGCGAGGGCGATCCCGCCCAGGAAGCTGCCGCGCTCGACCAGATGCTGGAGCACCGCGTGGAAGGCCTGCTGTACGCCACGACCTGGCATCGGGCCGTCACGCTCCCCAAGGCCGCCCGGGAGGTGCCGACTGTGCTCGTCAATTGCTATGACGCGGATGGGGAGCTGCCGTGCATCCTTCCCGACGAGGTGTCGGGCGGATACAAGGCGACCCGTCGGCTCCTGGACGCCGGTCACACCCGCATCGGGTTCGTCAACCTCGACCCGGCGATCCCGGCCGCCATCGGCAGGCGCGAAGGGTACGAGCGTGCCCTGCGCGAGGCCGGGATCACCCCCGACCCCTCCCTCGTCGTCCCCGGCTGGGCGACCGCCGACAGCGCCTATACCGCCGTGTGCGAACTGGTTGACCGCCCGGCCTGCGACCGGCCGACCGCGCTGTTCTGCGGAAACGACCGGATGGCGATGGGCGCGTACGACGCGATCAAGGAACGTGGGCTGCGCATCCCGTACGACGTGGCCGTGGTGGGGTTCGACAACCAGGAACTCATCGCCGCCTATCTGCGGCCGAAGCTGACGACGCTCGCCCTGCCCTTCGAAGCCATGGGCACCAAGGGCGTCGACATGCTCGCCGCTCTCGCAGCGGGGCAGCCGCTCGACACCCACCGGGTGACGATCGACTGCCCGCTGCTCGAACGCTCGTCGGTCTGACCGCTAATCAGTCCGCCGAGGAATCCCATCCCGTCTTCGCCCTGTGTGTTGAAGAGAGGAAAAGAGTCTCCATTATGGCACCCTCCCGCATACCTTCACGGCGGCCCCGAGCCGTCCTGAGAGCGGTCACCGCGACCGCCGCCGCAGTCCTGGTCCTTTCCGCCTGTACGGGTGGCTCGCGCACCGCCGGCGCCGGTGACACCTCTGGCAACCAGCTGCTCACCATCCCGCGCGAGGATCTGGCGACGTTCACGCGCAACTTCAACCCGCTCTCCCCGCAGGCCGCCCCCATGACCCTCCAGGCGGTCTACGAGCCGCTGGCGGTACACAGCATGGCCGACGCCAAGGACACGCCGTGGCTGGCCACCAAGTGGGAGCAGGCCAAGGACGGCAAGTCCCTCACCTTCACGCTGCGCGACGGCGTCAAGTGGTCGGACGGCCAGGCGCTCACCGCCGACGACGTCGTCTACACCTTCGAGCTCCAGAAGAAGGTGCTCGGTGGCTTCGACTACCTCGACAAGGTCACCGCGGTCGACGCCCACACGGTGACGTTCTCCTTCAACAAGGCGTTCTCGACCGCCTTCTACGAGATCAGCGGCCACTACATCCTGCCGAAGCACATCTGGTCCAAGGTGAAGGACCCGGCGAAGTTCACCAACCCGAACCCGGTCGGCACCGG
It encodes:
- a CDS encoding LacI family DNA-binding transcriptional regulator, with the translated sequence MSDVARHAGVSQTTVSFVLNDKPGVAIPDETRRRILEAIAELGYRPNAGARALAANRSGWFGLITEIVTGPFAGEVITGAQSRAWGDRRFLLIAASEGDPAQEAAALDQMLEHRVEGLLYATTWHRAVTLPKAAREVPTVLVNCYDADGELPCILPDEVSGGYKATRRLLDAGHTRIGFVNLDPAIPAAIGRREGYERALREAGITPDPSLVVPGWATADSAYTAVCELVDRPACDRPTALFCGNDRMAMGAYDAIKERGLRIPYDVAVVGFDNQELIAAYLRPKLTTLALPFEAMGTKGVDMLAALAAGQPLDTHRVTIDCPLLERSSV